Proteins encoded within one genomic window of Xylophilus sp. GOD-11R:
- a CDS encoding EAL domain-containing protein, translating to MPHSRLALSAGRRPGPREILGFGMVALLACAVTLSLWTVRSRLPVLERVESAALDLQMRARGPLAPDPLHPILLLGPDEESPGHFDAATDRRQLAAAINRLKSDGAAVIALDLLLPASSRIDPSGDTALARSMQAAGNVLIPFALPTNGAPGVDSAPTRDILDSAFGRVANGEAADAAAQRPVRLVAPQPDLATAADALGHAGESRGTGATARFDMPGLALDGRAYPSLALRIAANAAGQEWRGAEMRFGDAARIGGIQVPVDEASRQWINHYGPAGTFESRSLAELLDGAVPRAAVRGRIVLIGAWPPGSGDRFATPFDEALPELDRLATVVDNILSRRVLSRPAWAARAEVAAMAALPVLAIVLIATLPLRRALGALVALLGALVGALQWRFVSDNEFVFWAYPALALVLALLGTFALRAGATRARREAALAALRSSEERYALAASGANDGLWDWDIARDRVFFSERWRTLMGLSATAAAGMRAWTVPLPRAAAQGFDDALTQHLEGRSLQFHHVLAFRQGGQDRWLLARGVAIREAGRPVRMAGSLTDISEPQRLQQQLRFDAMHDRLTGLPNRSLFREQLIQMLSGNERRDVGMLVLGLDGFRAFNEAQGTQAGDMVLMELARRLRFRDGRPLTCARIGPDEFGVAFGTSARAPAVASPGLLAWARESLSAGFPVGQQVLSLTASIGWAHCAAGLQTADELMAAAEDALARAKARGPDQIHAFDPAEQRQEQGRRWMRENIDLALLAGDQFRLHYQPFVRLSDRALLGFEALIRWQHPERGLIMPGDFIPVAEASGQINAIGRWTLLEAAAQLRRWAPLGFTGEVAVNISGVQLAHDDELLADAEAALLALGPVPARQLKLEVTESIAMANPQRSAELLQQLARLGYKLSIDDFGTGYSSLAYLHRFPFDTLKVDRSFVMRLGAGREAQEIVRTIVGLALALDKQILAEGVEDESQAALLEQLGVQAAQGWLFARALPADQAQALIGAAPWRKPA from the coding sequence ATGCCGCATAGTCGCCTCGCACTCTCTGCCGGTCGTCGCCCCGGGCCGCGCGAAATCCTGGGTTTCGGCATGGTGGCGCTGCTGGCCTGTGCCGTGACGCTGTCGCTGTGGACCGTGCGGAGCCGCCTGCCGGTGCTCGAGCGCGTCGAGTCGGCCGCGCTCGATCTGCAGATGCGCGCGCGCGGCCCGCTGGCCCCCGATCCGCTCCATCCGATCCTGCTGCTGGGCCCCGATGAAGAAAGCCCCGGCCACTTCGACGCCGCGACCGACCGCCGCCAACTGGCCGCCGCCATCAACCGGCTCAAGAGCGACGGCGCGGCGGTGATCGCGCTCGATCTGCTGCTGCCCGCGTCCTCCCGCATCGACCCCTCCGGCGACACCGCGCTGGCCCGGTCGATGCAGGCGGCCGGCAATGTGCTGATCCCCTTCGCGCTGCCGACCAACGGCGCGCCCGGCGTCGATTCCGCTCCCACGCGCGACATCCTCGACAGCGCATTCGGTCGCGTCGCCAACGGCGAGGCGGCCGACGCCGCAGCGCAGCGCCCGGTGCGGCTGGTCGCGCCGCAGCCGGACCTGGCCACCGCGGCCGACGCACTCGGCCACGCCGGCGAGTCGCGCGGTACCGGCGCCACCGCGCGCTTCGACATGCCGGGCCTGGCGCTGGACGGCAGGGCCTACCCGTCGCTGGCCCTGCGCATCGCGGCCAACGCCGCCGGCCAGGAATGGCGCGGCGCCGAAATGCGCTTCGGCGATGCGGCCCGGATCGGCGGCATCCAGGTGCCGGTCGACGAAGCCTCGCGCCAATGGATCAACCACTACGGCCCGGCCGGCACCTTCGAAAGCCGCAGCCTGGCCGAACTGCTCGACGGCGCCGTTCCGCGCGCGGCGGTGCGTGGCCGCATCGTGCTGATCGGCGCCTGGCCGCCGGGCTCGGGCGACCGGTTCGCCACGCCTTTCGACGAAGCACTGCCCGAGCTCGACCGGCTCGCCACAGTGGTCGACAACATCCTGAGCCGGCGGGTGCTGAGCCGCCCGGCCTGGGCAGCGCGGGCCGAAGTCGCCGCGATGGCGGCGCTGCCGGTGCTGGCCATCGTGCTCATCGCCACCCTGCCGCTGCGGCGCGCGCTCGGCGCCCTGGTGGCACTGCTGGGAGCGCTGGTCGGCGCCTTGCAATGGCGCTTCGTCAGCGACAACGAATTCGTGTTCTGGGCGTATCCCGCGCTGGCCCTGGTGCTGGCGCTGCTCGGCACCTTCGCCCTGCGCGCAGGCGCGACACGTGCGCGGCGCGAGGCGGCGCTGGCGGCCCTGCGCAGCAGCGAAGAACGCTATGCCCTGGCCGCCAGCGGCGCCAACGACGGTCTGTGGGACTGGGACATCGCGCGCGACCGGGTCTTCTTCTCCGAGCGCTGGCGCACGCTGATGGGCCTGTCGGCCACCGCCGCGGCCGGCATGCGCGCCTGGACGGTGCCGCTGCCGCGCGCCGCCGCCCAGGGCTTCGACGACGCTCTGACCCAGCACCTGGAAGGCCGCAGCCTGCAGTTCCATCATGTGCTGGCCTTCCGCCAGGGCGGCCAGGATCGCTGGCTGCTGGCACGCGGCGTGGCCATCCGCGAGGCCGGCCGACCGGTGCGCATGGCCGGCTCGCTCACCGACATCAGCGAGCCGCAGCGCCTGCAGCAACAGCTGCGCTTCGACGCGATGCACGACCGCCTGACCGGCCTGCCCAACCGCAGCCTGTTCCGCGAGCAGCTCATCCAGATGCTGTCGGGCAACGAGCGTCGCGATGTGGGCATGCTGGTGCTGGGCCTGGACGGCTTTCGCGCCTTCAACGAGGCGCAGGGCACGCAGGCGGGCGACATGGTGCTGATGGAGCTCGCCCGCCGGCTGCGTTTTCGCGACGGCCGGCCGCTCACCTGCGCGCGTATCGGCCCGGACGAATTCGGCGTCGCCTTCGGCACCTCCGCGCGCGCACCGGCCGTCGCCTCGCCGGGCCTGCTAGCCTGGGCACGCGAGAGCCTGTCGGCCGGCTTCCCGGTCGGCCAGCAGGTGCTGAGCCTCACCGCCAGCATCGGCTGGGCGCATTGCGCCGCCGGCCTGCAGACGGCCGACGAATTGATGGCCGCCGCCGAAGACGCGCTCGCCCGTGCCAAGGCGCGTGGTCCGGACCAGATCCACGCCTTCGATCCGGCCGAGCAACGCCAGGAACAGGGCCGCCGCTGGATGCGCGAGAACATCGACCTGGCCCTGCTCGCAGGCGACCAGTTCCGCCTGCACTACCAGCCTTTCGTGCGTTTGTCCGACCGCGCGCTGCTCGGCTTCGAGGCGCTGATCCGCTGGCAGCATCCCGAGCGCGGGTTGATCATGCCGGGCGACTTCATCCCGGTGGCCGAGGCCAGCGGGCAAATCAACGCCATCGGACGCTGGACGCTGCTCGAAGCCGCCGCCCAGCTGCGGCGCTGGGCACCGCTGGGCTTCACCGGCGAGGTCGCGGTCAACATTTCCGGCGTGCAGCTGGCCCACGACGACGAACTGCTCGCCGATGCCGAAGCCGCCCTGCTCGCCCTGGGGCCGGTGCCGGCGCGACAGCTCAAGCTGGAGGTGACCGAAAGCATCGCCATGGCCAACCCGCAGCGCAGCGCCGAACTGCTGCAGCAGCTCGCGCGCCTGGGCTACAAGCTGTCGATCGACGACTTCGGCACCGGGTATTCGTCGCTCGCCTACCTGCACCGCTTTCCGTTCGACACGCTCAAGGTCGACCGCAGCTTCGTGATGCGCCTGGGCGCCGGGCGTGAGGCGCAGGAAATCGTGCGCACCATCGTCGGCCTGGCGTTGGCGCTCGACAAGCAGATCCTGGCCGAAGGGGTGGAAGACGAGTCGCAAGCCGCGCTGCTGGAGCAGCTCGGCGTGCAGGCGGCGCAGGGCTGGCTGTTCGCCCGCGCGCTGCCGGCCGACCAGGCGCAGGCGCTGATCGGCGCGGCGCCCTGGCGCAAGCCAGCCTGA
- a CDS encoding tripartite tricarboxylate transporter substrate binding protein, giving the protein MFQFLDRRPASLRRRLGLAALFAAIALPVAAQAQEKFPTKPIHVVVPFPPGGINDTVARPILKKMGELMNIGFVIDNRPGASGTIGTASVARADPDGYTLLLGAASTMAVVPHMMKSVPYSSSRDFAPIGGLASVPSVMISGRPEKYPDFAAVLADLKKRPGEATYGSAGPGTSHHTQMSFLNLELGTSMLHVPYKGSGPAMADLLGGQIDFLMDPLPTTITQVGSGKIVPIAITSAKRSALLPNVPTFIELGVKGFEVSTWFGLFAPVKTPPAVLAALTDALSAALADPAIVQAMASRGMDPLTKNPAEMARYVADENMLWKGVIEKTRIGLD; this is encoded by the coding sequence ATGTTCCAGTTTCTCGACCGCCGCCCCGCGTCGCTTCGCCGCCGCCTGGGGCTGGCGGCGCTGTTTGCCGCCATCGCCTTGCCCGTCGCCGCCCAGGCGCAGGAAAAATTCCCGACCAAGCCGATCCATGTGGTCGTGCCGTTTCCGCCCGGCGGCATCAACGACACCGTCGCCCGGCCCATCCTCAAGAAAATGGGCGAGCTGATGAACATCGGCTTCGTCATCGACAACCGGCCCGGCGCCAGCGGCACCATCGGCACCGCCTCGGTGGCCCGCGCCGATCCCGACGGCTACACCCTGCTGCTGGGCGCGGCCAGCACCATGGCGGTGGTGCCGCACATGATGAAGTCGGTGCCGTATTCGTCCTCGCGCGACTTCGCGCCCATCGGCGGACTGGCCTCGGTGCCCAGCGTGATGATCTCTGGCCGCCCGGAAAAATACCCCGACTTCGCGGCCGTGCTGGCCGACCTGAAGAAGCGTCCGGGCGAAGCCACCTACGGCTCGGCCGGCCCCGGCACCTCGCACCACACGCAGATGTCGTTCCTCAATCTGGAGCTCGGCACCTCGATGCTGCACGTGCCCTACAAGGGCAGCGGCCCGGCCATGGCCGACCTGCTCGGCGGCCAGATCGATTTTCTGATGGACCCGCTGCCCACCACCATCACCCAGGTCGGCTCGGGCAAGATCGTGCCGATCGCCATCACCAGCGCCAAGCGCTCTGCGCTGCTGCCCAACGTGCCGACCTTCATCGAGCTCGGTGTGAAGGGGTTCGAGGTCAGCACCTGGTTCGGCCTGTTCGCGCCGGTCAAGACGCCGCCGGCCGTGCTGGCCGCGCTGACCGATGCGCTGTCGGCCGCCCTGGCCGACCCCGCCATCGTGCAGGCGATGGCTTCGCGCGGCATGGATCCGCTGACCAAGAACCCGGCGGAGATGGCGCGCTACGTGGCCGACGAGAACATGCTGTGGAAAGGCGTGATCGAGAAGACGCGGATCGGGCTCGACTAG